The following coding sequences lie in one Microbacterium sp. XT11 genomic window:
- a CDS encoding peptidase dimerization domain-containing protein encodes MKLLIEGEEEIGSPHLAALLEEHSERFACDVIVFSDTVQWRDDAPAPVTSMRGVVTASLTVMGPERDVHSGVAAGVTVNPALSLAQVLSRLHDSAGRVDVPGFYDDVAAVTPERRREFAALPFDDDTWIERTETRAISGEQGYTVKERLWARPSIEVLLLLAGDPEGIDRSVIPREATATLCVRTVPHQRIPVVAEQLRAFVAATMPQDVPSLGASRLPCASWARVFPTTTGTPVTRASTSGCWCTARRRSRSCGRRSEPAGSGAASSASRHLREWEARADSDLRSFRAVHLDPRRNAAAAVLRDSARGTRHRRRPCGARGVPERRR; translated from the coding sequence GTGAAGCTGCTGATCGAGGGCGAGGAGGAGATCGGGTCGCCGCACCTTGCTGCGCTGCTGGAGGAGCACTCCGAGCGGTTCGCCTGTGACGTGATCGTCTTCTCCGACACGGTGCAGTGGCGCGACGACGCGCCAGCGCCCGTGACGTCGATGCGCGGAGTCGTCACGGCGTCGCTCACGGTCATGGGCCCGGAGCGCGACGTGCACAGCGGTGTCGCGGCGGGCGTCACCGTCAACCCCGCCCTTTCCCTCGCACAGGTGCTGAGCCGCTTGCACGACTCGGCGGGTCGCGTCGACGTGCCGGGCTTCTACGACGATGTCGCCGCCGTCACGCCGGAGCGCCGTCGCGAGTTCGCCGCGCTCCCCTTCGATGACGACACCTGGATCGAGCGCACCGAGACGCGGGCCATCAGCGGCGAGCAAGGGTACACGGTGAAAGAGCGACTGTGGGCGCGGCCATCGATCGAAGTGCTGTTGCTGCTTGCGGGAGACCCGGAGGGCATCGATCGCTCGGTCATCCCGCGCGAGGCGACCGCGACGCTGTGCGTCAGGACAGTGCCGCACCAGCGCATCCCGGTGGTCGCCGAGCAGCTGCGCGCATTCGTCGCGGCGACGATGCCGCAGGACGTCCCCTCTCTCGGCGCCTCGAGGCTCCCGTGTGCTTCGTGGGCACGGGTCTTCCCGACGACCACCGGCACGCCAGTGACGAGAGCGTCGACATCCGGATGCTGGTGCACGGCGCGGCGACGATCGCGGAGCTGTGGGCGCAGATCGGAGCCCGCTGGTAGCGGCGCCGCGTCATCCGCCTCGCGTCACCTGCGAGAATGGGAAGCCCGCGCCGATTCCGACCTGAGGAGCTTCCGTGCAGTACATCTCGACCCGAGGCGGAATGCAGCCGCTGCCGTACTGCGAGACTCTGCTCGAGGGACTCGCCACCGACGGCGGCCTTGCGGTGCCCGTGGAGTTCCCGAGCGTCGACGGTGA
- a CDS encoding purine-cytosine permease family protein, whose amino-acid sequence MARTAHADDFALSRVTPDARKPWFGIAVQRFGQVSALSQFLLGATLGYSMTFGEAVLAFLFGSLILEVIMCVVGFIGQREGLNTALLARWTGFGEIGASLVGLAIGISLIGWFGIQSAISAQSLDALMPGALPVWAWSLIFGLAVTAIVAFGFVGMQWLANVTVPLFLILVGWSVISELTRHDFTELLTGPAPGPSMSVWAGTGIVAGGLIVGAIITGDMTRFNRSRADVVKQTVVGVSLGEFVIGLAGVLLAHAAGTGDIVAIVTSSVGFIGLFIVLTGTLKINDWNLYSSTLGLVNFISTAFGKNLHRVTTTIVLGVVGSVLAAVGILGQFTEFLTVLSVAFPPIAGIMVAEYYVVRRWRGELDATRDEGTLPATAPRIVPATIVVWLVSSLVGYFVTWGIPSLLSLFLSMVLYIVVGKLGWVRGVGVATTRQRTPEEAAAA is encoded by the coding sequence ATGGCACGCACGGCGCACGCAGACGACTTCGCGCTCTCCCGAGTGACTCCTGACGCCCGAAAGCCCTGGTTCGGAATCGCCGTGCAGCGATTCGGCCAGGTCTCGGCCCTCTCGCAGTTCCTCCTCGGCGCGACCCTCGGTTACAGCATGACTTTCGGCGAGGCCGTCCTCGCCTTCCTGTTCGGCTCCCTCATCCTCGAGGTCATCATGTGCGTGGTCGGCTTCATCGGCCAGCGTGAAGGTCTCAACACCGCTCTCCTCGCCCGGTGGACCGGCTTCGGCGAGATCGGCGCCTCGCTCGTGGGCCTCGCCATCGGCATCAGCCTCATCGGATGGTTCGGCATCCAGTCCGCCATCTCCGCGCAATCCCTCGACGCCCTCATGCCCGGAGCTCTGCCGGTGTGGGCGTGGAGCCTCATCTTCGGTCTCGCCGTCACGGCGATCGTCGCGTTCGGGTTCGTCGGCATGCAGTGGCTCGCCAACGTCACGGTTCCGCTCTTCCTGATCCTCGTCGGGTGGTCGGTGATCTCCGAGCTGACCCGCCACGACTTCACCGAGCTCCTCACCGGCCCGGCGCCAGGACCGAGCATGAGCGTCTGGGCGGGCACCGGCATCGTCGCGGGCGGCCTCATCGTCGGCGCCATCATCACGGGCGACATGACCCGCTTCAACCGCTCGCGCGCGGACGTGGTGAAGCAGACCGTGGTGGGCGTGTCGCTGGGCGAGTTCGTGATCGGTCTGGCCGGCGTGCTGCTCGCGCACGCGGCGGGCACCGGCGACATCGTCGCGATCGTCACGTCGTCGGTCGGCTTCATCGGCCTGTTCATCGTGCTCACCGGAACGCTGAAGATCAACGACTGGAACCTGTACTCCTCGACCCTGGGCCTCGTGAACTTCATCTCCACCGCGTTCGGCAAGAACCTGCACCGCGTGACGACGACCATCGTGCTGGGCGTCGTCGGGTCGGTGCTCGCCGCCGTCGGCATCCTCGGGCAGTTCACCGAGTTCCTCACCGTGCTCAGCGTCGCCTTCCCGCCCATCGCAGGCATCATGGTCGCCGAGTACTACGTCGTGCGCCGCTGGCGCGGAGAGCTCGACGCCACGCGCGATGAGGGCACGCTTCCGGCCACCGCACCTCGCATCGTGCCCGCGACGATCGTCGTCTGGCTCGTCTCGTCGCTCGTCGGGTACTTCGTCACCTGGGGCATCCCCTCGCTGCTGAGCCTCTTCCTGTCGATGGTGCTGTACATCGTCGTCGGCAAGCTCGGCTGGGTCAGGGGCGTCGGCGTCGCCACGACGCGTCAGCGCACGCCCGAAGAGGCCGCGGCGGCCTGA
- a CDS encoding M20/M25/M40 family metallo-hydrolase, producing the protein MYSHHDVRHAKPEEWSETAPFTPVVRGGRLYGRGASDAKGQVARPPLGTARIRPPPRTSGIR; encoded by the coding sequence GTGTACAGCCATCACGACGTCCGTCATGCGAAGCCCGAGGAATGGAGCGAGACCGCCCCGTTCACCCCTGTGGTGCGCGGCGGCCGGCTCTATGGACGCGGTGCGTCGGATGCCAAGGGACAGGTGGCTCGCCCACCTCTGGGCACTGCGCGCATTCGGCCGCCCCCTCGCACCAGCGGCATCCGGTGA
- the thrC gene encoding threonine synthase yields the protein MQPLPYCETLLEGLATDGGLAVPVEFPSVDGETLERWRALTYPQLATEVLGLFATDIPREDLARMTAAAYEPFPEEVVPLRAIDGGLTLVGLSEGPTLAFKDMAMQFLGQVVEYALERTGSVLNVLGATSGDTGSAAEHALRGKERIAVFMLSPQGRMSTFQRAQMFSLDDANVHNIAVDGVFDDCQNLVKELAGDLDFKRAQHLGAVNSINLARITAQVVYYFWAWLRATDAGGWTELSFTVPSGNFGNILSGFYAKQMGLPIRRLVLAANENNVLDEFFRTGVYRPRSAAQTLATSSPSMDISKASNLERFVFELLDRDPERVVGAWRDLDAQGYVDLSAELARFEEEFGFVSGTSTHDDRLATIRAVHDATGDIIDPHTADGVKVAREHVESGVPMLVLETAKPEKFADTIREAIGVELEYSPELQAMLGAPQHVTELPDDAAALRAFIEEHALR from the coding sequence ATGCAGCCGCTGCCGTACTGCGAGACTCTGCTCGAGGGACTCGCCACCGACGGCGGCCTTGCGGTGCCCGTGGAGTTCCCGAGCGTCGACGGTGAGACGCTCGAGCGTTGGCGGGCGCTCACCTACCCGCAGCTGGCCACAGAGGTTCTCGGCCTGTTCGCCACCGACATCCCGCGCGAAGACCTCGCGCGCATGACGGCCGCCGCCTATGAGCCGTTCCCGGAGGAGGTCGTGCCGCTGCGCGCGATCGACGGCGGCCTCACGCTCGTCGGCCTTTCTGAGGGACCGACGCTGGCGTTCAAAGACATGGCCATGCAGTTCCTCGGACAGGTCGTGGAGTATGCGCTGGAGCGCACGGGCTCGGTGCTCAACGTGCTCGGCGCGACCTCGGGCGACACCGGCTCCGCGGCGGAGCACGCGCTGCGCGGCAAGGAGCGCATCGCGGTCTTCATGCTGTCTCCGCAGGGGCGGATGAGCACCTTCCAGCGGGCGCAGATGTTCTCGCTCGACGACGCCAACGTGCACAACATCGCCGTGGACGGCGTGTTCGACGACTGCCAGAACCTCGTCAAGGAGCTCGCCGGAGACCTCGACTTCAAGCGCGCCCAGCACCTCGGGGCGGTCAACTCGATCAATCTCGCGCGTATCACCGCCCAGGTCGTCTACTACTTCTGGGCCTGGCTGCGGGCGACGGATGCCGGCGGCTGGACGGAGCTGTCGTTCACGGTCCCCTCTGGGAACTTCGGCAACATCCTCTCCGGCTTCTACGCCAAGCAGATGGGCCTGCCGATCCGTCGCCTCGTGCTCGCGGCGAACGAGAACAACGTGCTCGACGAGTTCTTCCGCACCGGTGTCTACCGCCCGCGCAGCGCCGCGCAGACGCTCGCGACGTCCAGCCCGTCGATGGACATCTCGAAGGCGTCGAACCTCGAGCGGTTCGTGTTCGAGCTCCTCGATCGCGACCCCGAGCGCGTCGTCGGAGCATGGCGTGACCTCGACGCCCAGGGGTACGTCGACCTCTCGGCGGAGCTCGCGCGCTTCGAGGAGGAGTTCGGCTTCGTCAGCGGCACCTCGACGCACGACGACCGCCTGGCGACGATCCGCGCCGTGCACGACGCGACGGGCGACATCATCGACCCGCACACCGCCGACGGCGTGAAGGTCGCGCGCGAGCATGTCGAGTCGGGGGTGCCCATGCTCGTGCTCGAGACAGCGAAGCCCGAGAAGTTCGCCGACACGATCCGCGAGGCGATCGGCGTCGAACTCGAGTACTCCCCGGAGCTTCAGGCGATGCTCGGGGCGCCGCAGCACGTTACCGAGCTGCCCGACGACGCGGCGGCATTGAGGGCCTTCATCGAGGAGCACGCCCTGCGCTGA